The Pseudomonas sp. R4-35-07 nucleotide sequence GCCCGGAACAGACAATGATCTGCTCGCCGCGAAAACGCCCCGCCGTGCTGTGCAACTGGCCTGGCTCGACGTCGCGCACCAGGGTCGAAAAGTGAAATTCCACATTCAGTTCCTGGGCCAGGTAGTTGATCAGCGCCGGGATCGCTTCGCGCGAATACAGTTGCTGATCGTCCGCGCCATGCAGCGCGGCGCGGTGATGGCGGAACTGGCCGCCGTACAGGTCGTTCAACGCCGCGCCTTGCAGCAACGCCACGTTGTAGCCGTGCTCGCGGGCACGCCCGGCGCAGAAGGCTTCGAGCAGGTGCTCTTCGGCTTCGGTACGGGCGAACAGGTAGGAGCCATTGCGCTTGAGCTGAAAGCCGGCGACCTGCGCCCAGTGTGCCCAGATATCGCGGCTTTGCCGCGCCAGGTCGAGCATCGGCCCCGGCGGTTGGCCGGTGACCAGCGCCTGGCCGAAGTTGCGTACAGACGCACCCAGCGGGGTAGCGCTGCGTTCGAAAACCTTGACCTTGAGCCCGCGCCTGGCAGCGGCGTATGCATGGGAGAGGCCGAGAATGCCGGCGCCGACAATTAACAGATCACTACTCATACTGTCCTCTCGTTCCCGCGCTCCGCGTGGGAATTCATCCAGTGACGCTCCGCGTCACGACCTTCAAGAGCGGACGCGGAGCGTCCGGAGCGGCGTTACCACGCGGAGCGTGGGAACGATCGGTACCCTTACTGCCCCGCCACCTTCTCCGACTTGCCGTCATAGCGCTTGCGCCATTGCGCCAGGATGCTGTCGCGGTTCTTCGAGGCCCAGGCAAAGTCGTTCTTGATCAACCGCTGCTCGTAATCGGCGGGCAATTCGGTCTGTGGCTTGGCAATCCCTGGCTGGGCCAGTACCGCGAAGTTGTCCTTGTACAGCTCCATCGCCGCCGGGCTGGCGGAGAAGTCCGCGAGTTTCCTGGCCGCATCGGCGTGGGCCGTGCCCTTGAGCACCGCCGTCGCCTCGATTTCCCAGCCCAGGCCTTCCTTCGGCAGGATGATGTCCAGCGGCGCCCCCTGGCGCTTGAGCTGTACGGCCGGGTATTCAAACGAAATACCAATCGGAAACTCCCCGGACGCCGCCAGCTTGCACGGCTTGGAGCCGGAGTGAACGTACTGGCCGATGTTCTGGTGCAGCTCGTCCATGTACTGCCAGCCCTGCTGCTCACCAAAGGTTTGCAACCAGGCGCTCACGTCCAGAAAGCCGGTACCGGAGGACGCCGGGTTGGGCATCACGATCTTGCCCTTGTACTCAGGCTTGGTCAGGTCCTGCCAACTCACCGGTTTGCTCAGGCCCTGTTTTTCGGCTTCGACGGTGTTGAAGCAAATGGTCGCCGCCCACACATCCATGCCGACCCAGGCCGGTGGGTTGGCGGCGTCGCGGTAGTTTTTGCCGATCTTGTCCAGGTCCTTCGGCGCGTAACGATCGAGCATGCCTTGTTGATCGAGGATCGCCAGGCTGGAGGCGGCCAGGCCCCACACCACGTCGGCCTGCGGGCGGTCCTTTTCAGCCAACAGCTTGGCGGTGATGATGCCGGTGGAGTCGCGCACCCACTTGATCTGGATGTCCGGGTTGGCCTGCTCGAAGGCCTTTTTGTAGGTCTTCAACTGCTCGGCTTCGAGGGCCGTGTACACGGTCAACTCGGTGTTGGCGAAGGCATTCAGGCTGAATGCAGTGAGTACGGCAGCGACCAGCGCCAGTGACTTGAACATCGAATACCTCCTTTGAAGGATCATTGCCCGGGCGCGGTCTGGCGCCAGGCTTGGGAGCGGCGCAAGGCGCCACGTGAGGCCCACGCCAG carries:
- a CDS encoding TIGR03364 family FAD-dependent oxidoreductase — translated: MSSDLLIVGAGILGLSHAYAAARRGLKVKVFERSATPLGASVRNFGQALVTGQPPGPMLDLARQSRDIWAHWAQVAGFQLKRNGSYLFARTEAEEHLLEAFCAGRAREHGYNVALLQGAALNDLYGGQFRHHRAALHGADDQQLYSREAIPALINYLAQELNVEFHFSTLVRDVEPGQLHSTAGRFRGEQIIVCSGHDYQTLLVESIAALNPQVCRLQMLHARPTLELNLQHAVLTGLSCVHYGAFADLPQAAPVQAQILREAPHLHEHGIHLLISPTPHGDLIIGDSHDYGSDASPFNAEQVDDWLIELAEQTLGCTLQVLERWQGVYGSRGPAPFSFVQAAAGISIALMHTGVGMSVGPAMAERNITALWGPAR
- a CDS encoding putative 2-aminoethylphosphonate ABC transporter substrate-binding protein, whose amino-acid sequence is MFKSLALVAAVLTAFSLNAFANTELTVYTALEAEQLKTYKKAFEQANPDIQIKWVRDSTGIITAKLLAEKDRPQADVVWGLAASSLAILDQQGMLDRYAPKDLDKIGKNYRDAANPPAWVGMDVWAATICFNTVEAEKQGLSKPVSWQDLTKPEYKGKIVMPNPASSGTGFLDVSAWLQTFGEQQGWQYMDELHQNIGQYVHSGSKPCKLAASGEFPIGISFEYPAVQLKRQGAPLDIILPKEGLGWEIEATAVLKGTAHADAARKLADFSASPAAMELYKDNFAVLAQPGIAKPQTELPADYEQRLIKNDFAWASKNRDSILAQWRKRYDGKSEKVAGQ